A single window of Acidobacteriota bacterium DNA harbors:
- a CDS encoding DUF4097 family beta strand repeat-containing protein, whose protein sequence is MNREKNFRIIGILLGVGLLLTFAMFSFAQSREKVTEEFHQTYNLPNDGRVSLKNINGSVRIHTWDSNQVKVDAVKWAYKAERLADATIVVDASENAINIKTDYAKRAQRWSDEDRYDNPASVEYTITVPRAARLEKFDLINGDLQIEDFAGTIHATCINGEINAKRLSGEVKLSTINGQLNYEHSGANQNPVNLSSVNGAVELSFAGNADAEVRASTVHGSINNDFGLEVKKGKYVGQSLEGALGRGGTSVSLKNVNGSININRSK, encoded by the coding sequence ATGAATCGGGAAAAGAATTTTAGAATCATCGGCATTTTGCTCGGAGTCGGTTTACTGCTCACCTTTGCGATGTTCAGTTTTGCGCAATCCCGCGAAAAGGTCACGGAAGAATTTCATCAAACCTACAATCTGCCAAATGACGGACGTGTGAGTTTAAAAAATATCAACGGCTCGGTTCGCATACATACCTGGGACAGCAATCAGGTCAAAGTGGATGCGGTCAAATGGGCTTACAAAGCCGAACGACTCGCGGACGCCACCATCGTCGTTGATGCCAGTGAAAATGCTATCAATATCAAAACCGATTATGCGAAACGCGCGCAGCGATGGAGCGATGAAGACCGCTACGACAATCCTGCAAGCGTTGAATACACCATCACGGTTCCGCGCGCGGCGCGTCTCGAAAAATTCGATTTGATTAACGGTGATTTGCAAATCGAAGATTTCGCAGGAACGATTCACGCCACCTGCATCAACGGAGAAATCAACGCCAAACGCTTGAGCGGCGAAGTCAAACTCTCAACCATCAACGGTCAACTCAACTATGAACATTCCGGGGCGAATCAAAACCCGGTGAATCTCAGTTCAGTAAATGGGGCGGTCGAACTCAGCTTTGCCGGAAATGCCGATGCCGAAGTCAGAGCCTCTACGGTTCACGGCAGCATCAATAATGATTTCGGGTTGGAAGTGAAAAAAGGCAAGTATGTCGGTCAATCGCTTGAAGGGGCTTTGGGGCGCGGCGGTACGTCGGTCAGTTTGAAAAATGTCAATGGCAGCATCAATATCAATCGCTCGAAATAA